The window ACGCGGTTGTCTCCGACGCGAGCGGGATCGGCGAGCGCGCCCCCGAGGTCGAAGCCGCAGCGATCGGAGGTGCGCGCGAGGAGCTCCCGGGCCTCGGCCGAGGCCGCGAAAAAGTCCGCGCCCATTCCGGCGTGCTCCGAGAGCTGCCCCGAAAAGAGCCAGGCGGTCACGCGAGGTCTCCGAGCCGCCGGAACGGCCCCCGCGCGAGCAGCCGGTCGAACCGGTTCGGGAGTCGGCGGCGGTGGGCCGCCCGCGTCAGCCGCAGGAGCGGGGACGCGCCCGGGAGCGGCGGCGGATCGAGGTCGAATTCCCAGGGATGGAACGTGAAGACCGCGGGAGATCCGCCCCGCCGAAACTCGTCGGCGCGCGCCAGGATCCTCCGCCAGGAGAGCTGTCGGAACGCCCAGCCGCCTCCGAAGTGAACCGTGTGGCCCCATCCCTTCCCCGTCAGCGGAGGAAACTCGAGGATCCGGCCCGCGGGCGTCCTCAGGGCGAACGCCCGGGGGGGGTTGTCGGCTCTTCCGAGGAGCGGAATCGACGTCAGCGACGCGTCGTAGCGGTAGCCGCTCTCGGCGAGCGCTTCGAGGACCGGGTCGTCGGGGCGGCGGACGGACCATTCGGGCGCCCGGAATCCCTCGACCCGAGCGCCGCCGAGGTCTTCGAGGAGCGACTTCCCTTCCGCGAGGTCGCGGAGGAGCTCGCCGCGCGCCATCTCGTCGCAGCGGCGATGCGCCATTCCGTGGAACGCGATCTCGTGCCCTTCGGCGGCGGCGCGCCGGACGAGCGCGGGATACCGTCGCGCGATCCAGCCGAGCACGAAGAACGTGGCGCGCGCGCCCGCGGCCGAGAGGCGCTC is drawn from Thermoanaerobaculia bacterium and contains these coding sequences:
- a CDS encoding polysaccharide deacetylase family protein; protein product: MSAAPVSAAGSGSPTIEPIRFDPAPNVLTVDFEEWFCICGDEHYSDPRNWDRFEPTIERSADRVLERLSAAGARATFFVLGWIARRYPALVRRAAAEGHEIAFHGMAHRRCDEMARGELLRDLAEGKSLLEDLGGARVEGFRAPEWSVRRPDDPVLEALAESGYRYDASLTSIPLLGRADNPPRAFALRTPAGRILEFPPLTGKGWGHTVHFGGGWAFRQLSWRRILARADEFRRGGSPAVFTFHPWEFDLDPPPLPGASPLLRLTRAAHRRRLPNRFDRLLARGPFRRLGDLA